Part of the Streptomyces sp. f51 genome is shown below.
GTGCACTCGAAGAACACGTTCATGGCAGGAATCTCCTTGGATGTTGTATGGATGTCGGCGCATGGCGCACTGCGCTTGGCTGGTGCCGAGGCACGGGACCCGGGTGGCGGACGGATGTCAGGGCACGCCGGGAGCCGTGGCGCGGAGGTCAAGAACCCTTTGCCTGGGCGCAGTTGCCGGGCCGGACTGTCGGGGCGCGGCCGTCGGAACGTAGTTGTCCGGCAGGTGCTCAGAGCGAGGCGTGAGCCGCGGGTCGCGGGGTGGGGGCCACGGGCTGCCAGGAGCCGTTCTCGTCGGGGAGGACGAGCACGGCCCACGGCTCCGCCGCGCCGTTCAGGCTCACGCCGAAACCCGAACCCGGAGCGGGCGAGAGGGTGTTCGCCCTGCGGTCGACGACCGGGCGCGGCGAGACGATCATCTCGGGGAAGAAGCGGTCGCTCTGGCCGGCCTCGACGGTCAGAGCATCAGGGTGGCAGAAGGCCAGCGCCCGGCCCGCGTTGATCAGCGGGCCGACCTCGGCGACCTGGACACCGATCTGGAATGCGATGCCGTGCCGGCGGGCCTGCTCGATGAGCCGGGCCGCGCGCAGCGGGCCGCCGTTCTTGGCGACCCGGATGTTGAAGGCGTCGCACGCTCCCGTCTCGACCGCGGTCCGAGCGTCGTCGAGCGTGCAGAGCGACTCGTCCAGCATGATCTTCAGCCCGGCCTTGCGACGCAGGACGCCCAGGGCGGCCCATGAGCCCTTGGGCAGCGGCTCCTCCACATAGTCCGCGCCCGCGTCCCGCAGTCGCCAGGCGTGGGGGAGCGCGGTGGCCTCGGTCCAGCTCATGTTCGCGTCGACCATGACCGGCACACCGTGACCCACGTGCGCGCGCACCGCCCGGACACTGCGGGCGTCACGCTCGATGTCGTCGGACGCCTTGATCTTGACGAAGTGGAAGGGCCCGCGCGTGGCCAGGAACTCCTCGGCCGTGATGCTCAGGTCGAGCACCTGCGAGACGGGCAGCGCAGCCACCGAGGCGGGTGGACCGTCCGGGGTCGGCCCGGCGCCGATCAACTCCGCCCCGCCGAGCCCGAGTCGGCGCCCCAGCAGGTCCAGAACAGCCGTCTCCAGCAGACACAGCAGGTTGTTCTGGCCGGTGATCCGGAAGACCTCCGCGAAGCCCTCGCGCCGTATGCGCTCCAGGAGTTCGGCAGGCGGCTCGCCGCGCAGCAGCGCGAAGACCCGGTGCAGCGGGGTTCCGCGCAACGCCGCCATGACGGACTCGCCGCTCTCGCCGGTCACATACGGACGGGGCGCGCATTCGCCGATCCCGCTCGTGCCTTCGCAGGTGAGCCGCAGGACCAGGCTGTCGGAGGCGGCGCGGCGCGCCGCGGGATGGTCGAAGCGGGCATGCATGGGCAGGCGCACCCGGTAGAGCACCGCCGCGCCCTCGACCGCGGTTCCGTGTATGGCCCGGTCTGCGGTCCGGTCCACAGTCCGGTCTGCGATCAGGGCCGCGGTCCCGCCCTTGGTCTCAACCGCCGTGTCAGCCATTGCGGTCGAGTCCCTGGAGCAGGGTGTGGGTCGAGGTCCAGTCGACCAGGTCCGCGCCGGCGCCGGTGAAGAAGAGGTAGTGCCTGTCGGTGGGCAGCTTCATGATCGTCCCGCGGTCCGGTGCCAGCGCCGCGAACACCCGGTGGGCGCTGTCGAGGTCGACGATCGGGTCGCTCATGCCCGAGACGAAGGTCGCCGGGACTGCGGGGAGGGGACGCGTGCCTGGTTCCAGATAGCGCTTCTCCAACTCCAGCAGGGTGGCCCGTGAGCGGCGCGTGATCAGGCGTACGGCGAGATCGTCGTGGTCGATGAACTGCTGGTACTTGGGGTCGTCGGTGAAGTCCCGTGACCTCAGCCCCGCGTCCCACGGCTCGGTGCCGGACTCGGCGGCCAGCGCCCGCAGTTCGTCCTCGCCGAGTGTGGCGTGCATCCGTCCCAGCCAGGCGGAGCAGAACACGGCGGCGTCGTAGCGGGTGGTGAAGTCCGGGTGGTGCATGAGGGCGGCCAGGAAGGAGCCGCCCAGGCAGTGTCCGAACAGCGACAGCGGCACGTCGTCGCCGATCATCTCCCGTACCCGGGCCAGCGCGGCGATGTAGTCGCCGAGCAGCGTCTCGGCGTCGGGCAGGTTCCCGCGCTCGCCGGGACTGATCCCGCTGCCGCGCCGGTCAAGCACGAAGAAGGCGATGTCGTTGTCGGCGAAGCGGGGGCCGACCTCCCACATCCAGCCGGCGTGGCTCTGGAGGCCGTGGAAGTAGAAGACGGCGCCCTTGACCCGCTGGGGGTACTGGGGTCGCCACAGATGCAGGGCGAGGTCGACGCCACCGGAGGGCAGGTCGACTATCTCGCGGCGGGTGTTCTGCGGGGGCCTCTTGGTCTCGATCATGTCGTTGTTCTCCTCAGCGTGCGGAGTGGCCCGCGGTGGCGACCGCGGCGATGGTGACCGGCGTGCCGGCGGTGATGACGGTGGTGGCGGTGACCGGTGTGTCGGTGGTGATGACGGTGGCGATGGCCGGTGTGTCGGTGGAGTCGGACTCGGAGTCGGTGGCCGTGGCCGTGGGCGGCGGTGTGTCGGCGGTGCTTCCGTCGACCCGGCCGATCCCGTCGATGCCGGTCATGAAGTCGACGTCCTGGTGGAACGGCTTGTACTTGTACTGGGTGGCGTTGCCCACCTGGCGGCGCGACTCGGCATACGCGGTGATCGCGTCGAACGGGACGGTGCGCACGTTCAGGGGTCCGAGCCGGCCGCTGTCACGCTTGGAGGCGTACTCGATGTTGACCTCGCACAACTCCCGGTCCACGGCCAGGGACAGGGCCCGGTCGAGCTCCCGGCTCGGGACGGCGACCTCGGTGGCGACGACGTAGTACGGCGGCTCGGCCCACTGCGGCCCGCACATGTACAGGCCGGTGTCGAGGCCGAGCCCGGCCATGCCCTGCTTGATGGCCTGTGTGACCTCGGCCTCGGTGATCTTCTCGCCGGTGAAGGAGTGGAAGACACCGTCCCGGTGGACGAAGTGCAGCCACGGCGTGCCGTCGACGATCCGGTCGACGCGGTAGATGTCACCGGTCCACAGCCGGTACAGACCGTTCCCCTGCGTCATGATCAGGTGGTAGTCGCGGCCCGCCTCGACCTCGTCGAACAGCAGCGTCCGCACCCGGGTGCCCGCGTCGACCAGTTCGCCCAGCGGCACGTCGGCGGGGACGAACTCGAAGTAGGCCTGGCCGACCGCGAGGGGCTGGCTGTCCAGCGACTCGTCCACCGGTACGGAGGTGACGCCCTCGGTGCCGCAGCCCATGAACGGCAGCTTGCTGACGCCGGGCAGCACCGCGTCCAGCTTGGCGCGGTACAGCTCGGCGCTGGAGGACAGCCAGCAGCTGTACAGCGTCAGCGACGGCCACACGTCCGTCAGGCTGAACTCGCCCTTGGCCAGCACGGATTCGAGATGACGGGCCGCCTCCTCGTCCGGCTCGGACCACGGTTGGCCGTCGAGCGTTCCCGCGCGCAGATCGCGTACGAGCTCCTCGCCGTGCTCGGCGACCAGGTCGCGCAGCGAGATGAGCGTGCTCGGGTTGATGGCCGATATGTAGTGCAGATCCTTGCCGACCAGGTGGCGGATGCGGTGGTACATCCGGCCCGTGTGGGTGGCGGGGGCCTGGGTGTTGAACCAGGGGGACTGGTACCACGGCGGGTTCCAGTCACGGCTGTTGATCTGGGGGTGCCGGTTGCTGATCGCCTGGTGCTCCACGCCGTGCACGAAGTCGTAGACGTCCTCGCGCACGGTCTGGGTGTCCAGCGTGGCCCAGGGGTGTGCGAGCAGCTCGGGGTGGTGCAGCAGGTAGGTCCCCCACATGGCCTTCATGGCCGGAATGCGGTACGTGAGCAGCCAATGCAGGGTGTACGGGACCCGCTTGGGCACTCCGGTCGTACCGCTCGTCTTGAGCCAGCGCAGTACGGGGCTGCACGAGAGCACGCCTCCCTTCGTACGGGTCTCGCGCTCGATCTCGGGGAGGAAGTCGGCGTACCGCCTGATCGGCAGGACCGAGCGGAAGCGTGAGGGGTCCTCGGCGGTGACGTTGTAGCCCTGCGCCTTCCAGTGCAGGGAGTCGGCGCAGACGCCGATGATGTCGCGCAGCACCCGTTCTTGAGCGGACTTGGGGTCCTTGAGGTCCGCGAGCAGGTCGTCGCGGGCCTGGAGGCATTCCTCCACGAAGGGGCCACGGCGGTCGTTCCAGTGTTGCTGCCAGTCGGTGGTGTCCATCGGTGTCGTCTCTCCTTGCGGATAAATGTGGATAAAACGGTCTCGTGGGGCATGGAGGTGCCCGTGATCAGGGGCACCCGGGGTGGGGGCGTGGGGGAGGAAGGTGGGGGTGGGGGAGGCGAGCGAGCGGGCGGGGTGGCGGCCGGGAGGGCGCGCCCGGAGGCGAACGGCCGCCGTTCGGCCGTCAGTTGTGGTGGACGCCGACGGCCGGTGTCCCGCCCCCGCTGGCGGGCGCGGACGCGGGCGGAGCCGCCGTGGTCCGGGCGAGGGCGGTCAGCTCGTCGAGGTCGTACAGCGCGCGCCGCGCGGTCCCGTACCGAGTGATCTTGCCGCGCCGCGCCCACTGGCGGATGGTGACTTCCTGGACGCCCAGGACGAGCGCCGCCAGTTCGGTGGGCACCCGTCGGGCGCGGCCGTTCACGCCGACTCCCGCAGGGCGAGCCACTGGCGCGGGGTCAGGACGTGCCCCGCGGTGCAGACGGGCCCGCGCAGCACCAGCCCCTCGCCGCCCCGCCGGGGCAGGAACACCTTGGCCACGCAGCCCGGTTCGACGCACGGTCCCAGGGACGTGAGGCCGACCCGCGGAGGCGCCTCCTCCCTGCGCAGACCCGCCGTCGCCCGCGCCATCTCGTCGGCGAACCGGCCGGCTTCCGGACGGGCCGCCAGCCAGCCCGCGTGTCGGCCGAGGAAGGAGGCCATGGCGGCCACCGTCCGGCGCGGCGGTGCGGCCTCCGCCACCTCGTCCACCACGAGCCGGGACCAGGAGGACAGCACGGCGACCACCTCGCGGCGGCCCTCCAGCACCGAGGACCGTACGGGCAGAACGGGTTCCCGGCTGCCGGTGATGCGCTGCGCGGGAGCACCGCCGGAGGGCCGGCCCAACTCGGCCTCACTGTGCCCGTGCAGCCCCGGCAGGGCCGCGAGGTCACGGACCACGGCCCGCCGGCACAGGCCGCACAGGCGGCTGCCG
Proteins encoded:
- a CDS encoding enolase C-terminal domain-like protein; amino-acid sequence: MADTAVETKGGTAALIADRTVDRTADRAIHGTAVEGAAVLYRVRLPMHARFDHPAARRAASDSLVLRLTCEGTSGIGECAPRPYVTGESGESVMAALRGTPLHRVFALLRGEPPAELLERIRREGFAEVFRITGQNNLLCLLETAVLDLLGRRLGLGGAELIGAGPTPDGPPASVAALPVSQVLDLSITAEEFLATRGPFHFVKIKASDDIERDARSVRAVRAHVGHGVPVMVDANMSWTEATALPHAWRLRDAGADYVEEPLPKGSWAALGVLRRKAGLKIMLDESLCTLDDARTAVETGACDAFNIRVAKNGGPLRAARLIEQARRHGIAFQIGVQVAEVGPLINAGRALAFCHPDALTVEAGQSDRFFPEMIVSPRPVVDRRANTLSPAPGSGFGVSLNGAAEPWAVLVLPDENGSWQPVAPTPRPAAHASL
- a CDS encoding alpha/beta fold hydrolase, which codes for MIETKRPPQNTRREIVDLPSGGVDLALHLWRPQYPQRVKGAVFYFHGLQSHAGWMWEVGPRFADNDIAFFVLDRRGSGISPGERGNLPDAETLLGDYIAALARVREMIGDDVPLSLFGHCLGGSFLAALMHHPDFTTRYDAAVFCSAWLGRMHATLGEDELRALAAESGTEPWDAGLRSRDFTDDPKYQQFIDHDDLAVRLITRRSRATLLELEKRYLEPGTRPLPAVPATFVSGMSDPIVDLDSAHRVFAALAPDRGTIMKLPTDRHYLFFTGAGADLVDWTSTHTLLQGLDRNG
- a CDS encoding GH3 auxin-responsive promoter family protein produces the protein MDTTDWQQHWNDRRGPFVEECLQARDDLLADLKDPKSAQERVLRDIIGVCADSLHWKAQGYNVTAEDPSRFRSVLPIRRYADFLPEIERETRTKGGVLSCSPVLRWLKTSGTTGVPKRVPYTLHWLLTYRIPAMKAMWGTYLLHHPELLAHPWATLDTQTVREDVYDFVHGVEHQAISNRHPQINSRDWNPPWYQSPWFNTQAPATHTGRMYHRIRHLVGKDLHYISAINPSTLISLRDLVAEHGEELVRDLRAGTLDGQPWSEPDEEAARHLESVLAKGEFSLTDVWPSLTLYSCWLSSSAELYRAKLDAVLPGVSKLPFMGCGTEGVTSVPVDESLDSQPLAVGQAYFEFVPADVPLGELVDAGTRVRTLLFDEVEAGRDYHLIMTQGNGLYRLWTGDIYRVDRIVDGTPWLHFVHRDGVFHSFTGEKITEAEVTQAIKQGMAGLGLDTGLYMCGPQWAEPPYYVVATEVAVPSRELDRALSLAVDRELCEVNIEYASKRDSGRLGPLNVRTVPFDAITAYAESRRQVGNATQYKYKPFHQDVDFMTGIDGIGRVDGSTADTPPPTATATDSESDSTDTPAIATVITTDTPVTATTVITAGTPVTIAAVATAGHSAR
- a CDS encoding transcriptional regulator, translating into MNGRARRVPTELAALVLGVQEVTIRQWARRGKITRYGTARRALYDLDELTALARTTAAPPASAPASGGGTPAVGVHHN